In Candidatus Bipolaricaulota bacterium, a single genomic region encodes these proteins:
- the mutL gene encoding DNA mismatch repair endonuclease MutL — protein MKIKRLPEDLARKIAAGEVIERPASVVKELLENAIDAKSESIAVELTDGGIREIVVRDDGEGMGADDLRLCVERHATSKIATESDLDAIATLGFRGEALASIVQVARVRIVSRPRDGDAYEISVSGGQVDGPRPAARAPGTTVEVRDLFFNVPARARFLSSSRSEYFHASRVVHRLGLAFPRIGWTFVHNGKEVFTAPAAVDLRERIGQLYGHEVADALIPIAREDGEVRVTGLISPPDLKRGTRRDQLFCVNGRPVSDRGLSYILANAYQGLLRRGTYPLAVIRIELPPDEVDVNVHPRKEEIRFSDPRRVRDLLMRALSDALSSRYVVSSIVPETAAAPPPPKPRSKPGSAPLVREPSMELPLMDVQRITAQPREKVRVESDRRVIGQLQNTYLLVESPDGLEIVDQHIAHERILYEELKEQFAQGEVARQRFLLPVRIELPFEAAALIEGAREELARVGIVLDEFGGGTFILREYPALLAEEQSRYGFQEAIEKIAEILAHGEKAGNALFDHILADLAC, from the coding sequence ATGAAGATCAAGCGGTTACCGGAGGACCTGGCGCGGAAGATCGCTGCCGGTGAGGTTATCGAGCGTCCGGCATCGGTGGTGAAGGAGCTGCTGGAGAACGCAATCGACGCAAAAAGTGAGAGTATCGCGGTCGAGCTCACCGACGGCGGGATCCGGGAGATCGTAGTGCGCGACGATGGCGAAGGGATGGGCGCCGACGACCTGCGCCTGTGCGTGGAGCGGCACGCAACGAGCAAGATCGCGACCGAATCCGACCTCGACGCAATCGCCACCCTCGGATTCCGCGGCGAGGCGCTGGCGAGCATTGTGCAGGTGGCGCGGGTGCGGATCGTCTCGCGTCCGCGCGACGGTGATGCCTATGAGATCAGCGTCTCCGGCGGCCAGGTCGACGGACCGCGCCCGGCGGCGCGGGCGCCGGGAACGACGGTGGAAGTGAGGGATCTGTTCTTCAACGTCCCGGCGCGGGCGCGGTTCCTCTCTTCCTCCCGCAGCGAGTACTTTCACGCCAGTCGAGTGGTGCACCGCCTCGGACTCGCTTTTCCAAGGATCGGCTGGACCTTCGTCCACAACGGGAAGGAGGTCTTCACCGCCCCGGCGGCGGTCGACCTGCGGGAGAGGATCGGGCAGCTCTATGGGCACGAGGTGGCAGACGCCCTGATCCCGATCGCGCGGGAGGACGGGGAGGTGCGGGTGACCGGACTGATCTCCCCTCCTGATCTGAAGCGGGGGACGCGGCGGGACCAGCTGTTCTGTGTCAACGGCCGCCCGGTGAGCGACCGCGGACTGTCCTACATCCTGGCAAATGCGTACCAAGGGCTCCTGCGGCGGGGGACCTATCCGCTCGCCGTCATTCGGATCGAACTTCCGCCGGACGAGGTCGATGTAAACGTTCATCCGCGCAAGGAGGAGATCCGGTTCTCCGACCCGCGCCGGGTGCGCGATCTGCTCATGCGGGCGCTCTCCGATGCCCTCTCGTCCCGCTACGTCGTATCGTCGATCGTGCCGGAGACCGCTGCGGCGCCCCCTCCGCCGAAACCGCGTTCGAAGCCGGGTTCCGCCCCGCTGGTTCGGGAACCAAGCATGGAGCTTCCCCTTATGGATGTGCAGCGCATCACCGCGCAACCGCGGGAAAAAGTGAGGGTAGAGAGCGATCGGCGGGTGATCGGCCAGCTGCAGAACACCTACCTCCTGGTGGAGAGTCCGGACGGGCTCGAGATCGTGGACCAACACATCGCGCACGAGCGAATCCTGTACGAGGAGCTGAAGGAGCAGTTCGCACAGGGCGAGGTGGCGCGCCAGCGGTTTCTTCTTCCGGTGCGGATCGAGCTTCCGTTCGAGGCCGCCGCGCTGATCGAAGGGGCAAGGGAGGAGCTGGCTCGGGTGGGGATCGTGCTCGACGAGTTCGGCGGTGGGACGTTCATCCTGCGGGAGTACCCGGCGCTGTTGGCCGAGGAGCAGTCGCGCTACGGGTTCCAGGAGGCGATCGAGAAGATCGCGGAGATCCTAGCACACGGCGAGAAGGCGGGAAATGCCCTGTTCGATCACATCCTGGCGGACCTCGCGTGCG